The nucleotide sequence GGGGAGACGGTGAGTTCGACAAATCGGCACTTCGGCATCAGAACCCATTCTACTGGTTTGACTCGGATTGGCTCCAGGCGCTTTGCGCACTCGCTGCTATCTGTCTATATGACCTTTGGGACAGGCTGAGACGCGGGTTTTCCAAGCCTCTGCTTGAAATCCCTTGCCTGATTCTCTTGCCAGTGCTAGGGGGTGGGTTGGGATGGTTGGCTGACGGCCAATTGCAGCAGCTCCACGTAACGCCGCAGTTAGCCCGCTATCTCGTTGTTTATCAGGGGGATACGTCTCGCTTTGAACCGGCCGCCCTGATGACGAATTGGCCTCAGTTTTTCTCGGATATTCACGCTCACTTGGGACTGGCAGTCGGTGGGCTCATTGGAGTCGCACTCTATTTCGCCTTATTCGGCCAATGGCGGTCTGGCGCGTCCCTCTATCTTCACATGGCGCTAGGTTGGTTTGCAGTCTTCCTGCTCGTGCCTGTTCTCGGCCCCGTGATAGTTCGAATCGCGGTCACCGGGGTTGCCAGTCTGTCTGGCGGGGCTATCTCTCCCGATGCCTTTGCGCTGGAGAATTGGGGAGGGCTTCGGCTGACGCCACCTCGCGGGGACGATTGGGCCGGTATCACCGGTGTCTTCCTGGGTGCAGTTATCTATTGTTTCCGAAAAGGTTTAAGGCCTGTGGCATACACGGGAATCCTGAGTGGTATTGTCGGTGGACTTGGCTTCTCGGGGGCCGCGTGGTTGAAGTTGATGATGGTATCGCTGGGCAACCCGAATCTCGCGCCAGATGCCGCAAGCGATCCGTTCTGGGTATTCTGGCAGGGCGCAAACTGGCACAGTTTCTTGGAGCAAAGCTACGGATTTATCAATGGCCTCGGCATCGCACTGGCGATGGGGCTATTGTCGACTCGGCTATCCTTCTTTGACCCCGATGAAGACCACTATGTGCCGCGCCGCTGGACGTCCGTGGTGGCGGCGGCATTTGTGATACTCCTCATCCCTTACGTGAATGTCTTCAAGAATGTCACGGTCTGGGCAAATGAGGCAAAGGTCGTGCCTGAGCAGATGCGCGTACCCTTGATCGGCGGATTAGGCGAAAACCTGCAATTCTCGTCAAGTGCTTGGTTTAATATAACTTACCTTCTCTTTGCAGTCGTTATCCTGGTGCTGTTAATTGGCCACACACGCCGCCCCCTGGCATTGATACCCAATTCCAGCTTGGGTCGTGGACAATTGCTCTATTTGGGTTTGCTATGGACGATCATAATAGCCAACTTCGAACGGGCGTTGGTCGGATTTACAGAGCAACGTATTCTGACAGAATGGGTGATTGTAATAAATGCATTACTCGCTACGCTGCTCGTGTTGCTTACTCCCAAGGACGAAGACATGGTGGTCGTCTCTGGAGAGGACATCTATTCGGCATCCGATTTCTTGCGTATGCTAACCCTTGGAGTCGCCGCGAGCCTATGTATTGTCCTTGCGCAGTTCTATGCGGTACGCGCGGTTTATGGGGGAACATTCGCAGGCCACGCTGGCTATCGCGGCCAAGCCCAGATGCGTTTCGGCGAGAACGCCGAGTGGAGAATCCGGCCGATTCTGAAGACGCAAGAGCATCGCTAACAAGCGTTTGCGCTCCCGAAAACGCTCAATATATCAAATACTCTCGTGACGACCTGCCTGGAAGTGAGTGTTTGCCAAGTCATAGTTGAAACGTATTAGAAACACTAGTGTTTCTAAAGGAAACATTTTGTTTCTGTTGAGAGGTGCCCAAGTGGGCATGGAAGAGAATCTGGCGGGTGGGGAGACGGCTACGGTTGCGGCGATATCGGCGCTACGTCTGGAGTCTGAGTCTCGCCCGATTCCAGTGGTTCAGAATCCAGAGTTTTCCTTCCATCGATGTAACCGATTTTAATCTCGGTATCGGTGCCGTACGATGTCGTCACGGCGAGGTAAACGTCGTAAACGGCGGCGGCGGTGTAGACGTGAGACGGCCGCTGCAGGAAGCTGAGCGAGCCGTCCCCGAAGTCCCAAAGCCATTCCTTGATTGTGCCGGTGCCGGGTATGGATAGATCGATGAACTGGACAGGTTGGCCCGGTACCGGAGTCCGCGTTGAGGCGGAAAAGTCGGCGACGGGGCCTTGAGGGCGGAGAACCTCAGTGCACTTCTCCCAGCTCCGGGTGTCGGAGTACTCGGCAGACTGGACCTCCAGACTGACTGTGTACACCCCAGGGGACCGGTACGCGTGAATAGGGTTCTGCTCTGTACTGACGACTCCGTCGCCGAATTCCCACCGGTACTTCAGCGTTCCCTTGAGGCCCGACACGGCCCGTGTTGTGTTCCTGAAGGAGATCGGACGCCCCAGTACGACTTGGTCAGGCTCCCGGGTGAAATCGGCGGCAATCATAACGTCGGCAGTCACGGGAATATCGATGCCAGCCAAGCCGCGAGCCTGCACGCGAATGGCGCCGGCGTTTCCGGCCGGCTTCATCAGATGCTTGGCAATCTGAACTGACACGAGGATGGGTTCTTGACCTGGCACGATTTCTAGCATTGCGGGAGAAATAGAGAGCCAAGGCTCGCGACTGTCGACGTTGACTTCAATCGCGTGGTCAGCTTTGGAGGCGATCTTGAGTTCGAGGAGCGTGTCGTTCCTGCCGAAATTGAGAGAAGCAGGCACGACGATTATGGATGACCCGTGCATGGAGCATGAATTGACCATCCCTGTCGCCAGCGCAAGCAGCAACCCAATTTCAAACTGCCGAAATCGGCTGGTACGCTTCGCAGACACGCTTAACATCCTCCCCACTGACAAGTGGAATCCTAGCCCGCAATTTGCATCGGCGCAAGTCAGCACCGATGCAAATTGCTCACGTGCAAGACGTTGAGGTTACACCATGAAGATTTTTCGCAAACACACACTGTTCATGGAAGAGTGCTTCACAATCTGTTGCGGGTCGCGCAAGTGCTTTGGTTACGAGTTAGGTTCGCGTGTGTTTGCGAGAAATCCGGCTAGCGATGAGTAGCGCTTCAGTGCAATAGGTTCCTTTCTTCGGTTCCCTCTGCTACGATGCGTGGCAATGTTCAGACCATTTTGAGGAGTGTCCTTCACATGTACCGTCCACGACGCGCATTGTCTTTCACGCTGGTTATCTGCTTCCTGTTTATACCGCTCGCGCTGCACGCAGAAACGTTGGACGTTGCGATGCGCGATGGAACGCTTCTCAAGACGGATGTCTATCTGCCCGAAGGCGGGACTCCCCCCTATCCCGTGATTCTCATTCGTTCACCGTATCCGCGGCAGGCGGGTGCCGGGGAAGCCAAGAAATATGTGCCGCAGGGGTATGCCGTGGTCATCCAAAGTGTGCGGGGGACAGACGGTAGCCAAGGCACATTCACGGGATTCCTGGACGAGGGCTGGGGCACGAATCGCGACGGAGCGGACACCGTAAAATGGCTGTTGGAGCAGTCGTGGTGCAACGGGAAGATTGGCGGCACAGGCTATTCGGCGCCTGGGAACACGCAGTCTTTATTGAGCGCATCGACACGTCTGTTGACGTGCCAGAGTATCGAAGCGGCTGCCACGGACTTTTACTTCGATCTGGCCTATCCGGGCGGCGTTTGGCGTCGCGAACAGAACGACGCATGGTTGGGGCTGTTTGGTGAGGATGGCAAGAAGGCGCGGGAACTCCTTCGGTCACACCCCACCTACGACAGATTTTGGCAGAATCTGGATGTCGCACGGAGGGCGAGACGAATCAACACCCCCGGGCTGTTCGTAGGTTCCTGGTACGACATCTTCAGAGATGGAACGCTTCGGGGATACACCGCGAGGCAGTACGACGGAGCGGGCGAGGCGCGCGGCAAGCAGTTGCTCATCATGAAGCCGAACGCGCACGGCGATTTTCCGAAGGACATGGCCTTCACATTTCCTTCGAACGTGCAGGATCTCAAGATATCTCGTGAGCGCATGAACCTGTTCGATTTCTATTTGAAAGGCGAGCGCTCGGCGCTCGGGGGCACGCCGCGAGTCTGGTACTACGTGATCGGCGATGACAAGGACCCGGAAGCGCCGGGGATGGAATGGCGCAGCGCGACGCGTTGGCCGCCGTTTCCGCCACGGGAGAAGGCCTACTATCTGGCTGGCCAGAACCTGGTGACGGAAACGCTCGATAAGAATGAAGTCGTGAGAGAATTCAGGTATGACCCGGCCGACCCGTGCCCGACCGTGGGGGGAGCCAATCTGACGATACCGGCTGGCCCGTTCGATCAACGGTCCGTGAGCGGTCGCGCGGACGTGCTTACGTTCACGGGTCCCGTGCTTTCTGAACCGCTCGAAATCACGGGCGCGGCCCGAATTCGGCTCTTTGTATCCACGGATGCTCCGGACACAGACTTTGTTGCCAAATTGATTGATGTCTACCCTGCGGGTGATGACCGGGAAGTGCTCATCATGGACAGCATCCGGCGCTTGAAGTTCCGCAAGAGTTTCTCCAAGCCAGCGAAACCGATGACCCCGGGCAAGGTCGTGGAGGTGACTTTTGAACTGGGCACCACCAGTTGGATTTTCAACAAAGGCCACCGAATCGGTCTGCAAATAACCAGCAGCAACTACCCACGGTTCGAGAAGAACCCCAATACCGGCGACGATTTTCCGATAGAAGGAAAGCTCCGGGTGGCCAATAACCGCATCCATATGAGCAGAGAATTCGACAGTGCCCTGCTCCTCCCCGTCCGCGATCTTGAGTCTGACATAGATCACGATGGCGTGACAGACGAAGAAGAATGGGCACGGGGAACCTATCGGGTTCCCAAAGGACCCCGCCATTCTATTGGTGGATGCAACTGCTCAGGCATGTAATGTATGTGTGATACATGGCTTGCTGCGGTCGTCCACTTGGAGATATCGCACTTGCACGTTGAATGGGAGCGGCGATTCTTCACGCCCGACGAGGGGTGAAGCAGACGTCTACTTCACATGGCATTGGTCAAGAAGGCGTTAGCACCCAGGTCTTCTCGTAGATAAGACGGCCAAGCGAGTATTTCTTGGGGTGTTGAATCACTTGGCGGACGGTGTAGCCCTTAAACCTAGTCATCCAAAGCATGTAAATCTTTGAAGACGTCTTAATGTCTCCAGGTTTGAGCATGGCGCTCGTATTGATAAATTCCATGAGTCCGTTTCCTTCCCTTTGGGGAGGGC is from Candidatus Hydrogenedentota bacterium and encodes:
- a CDS encoding CocE/NonD family hydrolase; amino-acid sequence: MYRPRRALSFTLVICFLFIPLALHAETLDVAMRDGTLLKTDVYLPEGGTPPYPVILIRSPYPRQAGAGEAKKYVPQGYAVVIQSVRGTDGSQGTFTGFLDEGWGTNRDGADTVKWLLEQSWCNGKIGGTGYSAPGNTQSLLSASTRLLTCQSIEAAATDFYFDLAYPGGVWRREQNDAWLGLFGEDGKKARELLRSHPTYDRFWQNLDVARRARRINTPGLFVGSWYDIFRDGTLRGYTARQYDGAGEARGKQLLIMKPNAHGDFPKDMAFTFPSNVQDLKISRERMNLFDFYLKGERSALGGTPRVWYYVIGDDKDPEAPGMEWRSATRWPPFPPREKAYYLAGQNLVTETLDKNEVVREFRYDPADPCPTVGGANLTIPAGPFDQRSVSGRADVLTFTGPVLSEPLEITGAARIRLFVSTDAPDTDFVAKLIDVYPAGDDREVLIMDSIRRLKFRKSFSKPAKPMTPGKVVEVTFELGTTSWIFNKGHRIGLQITSSNYPRFEKNPNTGDDFPIEGKLRVANNRIHMSREFDSALLLPVRDLESDIDHDGVTDEEEWARGTYRVPKGPRHSIGGCNCSGM
- a CDS encoding PKD domain-containing protein, whose protein sequence is MSAKRTSRFRQFEIGLLLALATGMVNSCSMHGSSIIVVPASLNFGRNDTLLELKIASKADHAIEVNVDSREPWLSISPAMLEIVPGQEPILVSVQIAKHLMKPAGNAGAIRVQARGLAGIDIPVTADVMIAADFTREPDQVVLGRPISFRNTTRAVSGLKGTLKYRWEFGDGVVSTEQNPIHAYRSPGVYTVSLEVQSAEYSDTRSWEKCTEVLRPQGPVADFSASTRTPVPGQPVQFIDLSIPGTGTIKEWLWDFGDGSLSFLQRPSHVYTAAAVYDVYLAVTTSYGTDTEIKIGYIDGRKTLDSEPLESGETQTPDVAPISPQP